A window of the Oncorhynchus kisutch isolate 150728-3 linkage group LG12, Okis_V2, whole genome shotgun sequence genome harbors these coding sequences:
- the LOC109900663 gene encoding collagen alpha-1(X) chain-like isoform X1, which produces MDLRVTSVLLLLVALAVATPERYYHVQKVAKKQYPTKSHVQRESSEDSGESREAVAGEPGIPGSPGEPGPMGPPGPPGKSGKGHPGPKGPAGTPGPAGYSAAGKPGNPGAPGKPGSNGMPGEKGHTGATGAMGPRGSPGSPGSPGPAGQSSVGKSGPHGLPGGMGPRGEPGLKGHSGIPGLPGQKGEKGVGIHGAPGANGAVGPMGPSGMPGQPGVGKSGATGYPGEPGKSGTPGRDGAPGAMGLPGLKGHNGNPGVGAPGKSGENGTPGMPGNMGPKGPQGHAGQPGAPGMPGIGKPGANGMPGDRGSPGTSGTTGQKGEPGPTGYTGATGATGLTGPAGPQGARGFQGETGIQGLKGDVGMVGAPGAKGTKGDQGHQGYAGKSGLPGAAGPPGATGATGHQGNKGGQGQTGAPGTPGANGLPGAKGHTGTPGGPGKPGENGIPGGRGPVGPSGTAGQPGLKGHPGLPGTPGPAGQMAKGVSGPMGPPGAPGSRGHNGNPGAMGPPGPPGPPGEMVYHHEKSMPIKSHEIMMPHHEMMKAPMSAFSAVLTRAYPSAGSPIQFDQIIYNGEQHYDSQTGIFSCQVPGLYYFSYHMHVNGANALVALYKNGEPIMFSYDEYNKGFLDQLSGSTVLMLNAHDQVYIQVPDEETNGVFAADNVHCSFSGFLIAST; this is translated from the coding sequence CTGTTGCAGGGGAGCCAGGTATTCCAGGATCCCCTGGTGAGCCAGGACCTATGGGCCCCCCTGGGCCTCCCGGCAAGAGTGGCAAGGGACATCCCGGACCAAAGGGCCCAGCCGGGACCCCCGGACCTGCTGGATACTCTGCAGCTGGCAAGCCTGGCAACCCAGGTGCTCCTGGGAAACCAGGTAGTAATGGCATGCCTGGTGAGAAGGGCCATACTGGCGCAACTGGCGCCATGGGTCCAAGAGGATCTCCCGGTTCCCCTGGAAGCCCAGGACCTGCTGGACAATCTTCTGTTGGCAAATCAGGCCCACACGGTCTGCCCGGCGGCATGGGGCCAAGGGGTGAGCCCGGACTTAAAGGACATTCAGGTATCCCTGGTCTGCCAGGAcaaaagggagagaagggagttGGTATTCATGGGGCACCAGGTGCAAATGGTGCAGTGGGACCAATGGGACCATCTGGTATGCCCGGTCAACCTGGAGTTGGTAAGTCTGGTGCCACTGGATACCCCGGGGAGCCTGGAAAGTCAGGTACTCCAGGTAGGGATGGAGCTCCAGGAGCCATGGGTCTGCCAGGGCTAAAGGGCCACAATGGAAACCCTGGGGTTGGAGCACCAGGAAAGTCAGGTGAGAATGGCACTCCAGGTATGCCTGGAAATATGGGACCTAAAGGTCCCCAGGGACATGCCGGACAACCAGGTGCACCTGGCATGCCAGGAATTGGTAAACCAGGAGCTAATGGCATGCCAGGAGACAGAGGATCACCAGGTACATCAGGAACCACTGGTCAAAAAGGAGAGCCAGGGCCAACAGGTTACACTGGGGCAACAGGTGCTACTGGGCTTACGGGTCCAGCTGGTCCCCAGGGTGCTAGAGGATTCCAGGGAGAGACAGGTATTCAGGGACTTAAAGGTGATGTCGGCATGGTGGGAGCTCCTGGGGCAAAGGGAACCAAGGGAGATCAGGGACATCAGGGTTATGCAGGGAAGTCAGGTCTCCCCGGGGCAGCAGGACCTCCTGGTGCAACAGGTGCTACAGGACATCAGGGTAATAAGGGAGGTCAGGGCCAAACTGGCGCTCCAGGTACTCCAGGTGCAAATGGGCTTCCAGGAGCAAAGGGACACACAGGCACACCTGGAGGACCTGGGAAACCAGGCGAGAACGGTATCCCAGGGGGAAGAGGACCAGTGGGGCCTTCAGGTACAGCAGGTCAACCAGGTCTTAAGGGTCACCCAGGTCTTCCCGGTACACCCGGCCCAGCTGGCCAGATGGCGAAGGGAGTTTCTGGTCCCATGGGTCCACCTGGAGCTCCTGGTTCCAGAGGTCACAATGGTAACCCAGGTGCTATGGGACCTCCTGGCCCACCTGGTCCCCCTGGTGAGATGGTCTACCATCATGAGAAGAGCATGCCCATAAAGTCCCATGAGATTATGATGCCTCATCATGAGATGATGAAGGCCCCCATGTCTGCCTTCAGCGCTGTTCTGACTAGGGCTTACCCTTCAGCGGGATCACCTATTCAGTTCGACCAGATTATTTACAATGGTGAGCAGCACTATGATTCCCAGACTGGCATCTTCTCCTGCCAGGTACCAGGTCTCTATTATTTCTCCTACCATATGCATGTTAATGGTGCTAATGCATTGGTGGCACTGTACAAAAATGGTGAGCCAATCATGTTCTCATACGATGAGTACAATAAGGGCTTCTTGGATCAGTTGTCTGGCAGCACTGTCCTTATGCTGAATGCCCATGACCAAGTCTACATTCAGGTCCCTGATGAGGAGACCAATGGTGTCTTCGCTGCCGACAATGTTCACTGCTCTTTCTCTGGGTTCCTGATTGCTTCAACGTGA
- the LOC109900663 gene encoding collagen alpha-1(X) chain-like isoform X2: MDLRVTSVLLLLVALAVATPERYYHVQKVAKKQYPTKSHVQTVAGEPGIPGSPGEPGPMGPPGPPGKSGKGHPGPKGPAGTPGPAGYSAAGKPGNPGAPGKPGSNGMPGEKGHTGATGAMGPRGSPGSPGSPGPAGQSSVGKSGPHGLPGGMGPRGEPGLKGHSGIPGLPGQKGEKGVGIHGAPGANGAVGPMGPSGMPGQPGVGKSGATGYPGEPGKSGTPGRDGAPGAMGLPGLKGHNGNPGVGAPGKSGENGTPGMPGNMGPKGPQGHAGQPGAPGMPGIGKPGANGMPGDRGSPGTSGTTGQKGEPGPTGYTGATGATGLTGPAGPQGARGFQGETGIQGLKGDVGMVGAPGAKGTKGDQGHQGYAGKSGLPGAAGPPGATGATGHQGNKGGQGQTGAPGTPGANGLPGAKGHTGTPGGPGKPGENGIPGGRGPVGPSGTAGQPGLKGHPGLPGTPGPAGQMAKGVSGPMGPPGAPGSRGHNGNPGAMGPPGPPGPPGEMVYHHEKSMPIKSHEIMMPHHEMMKAPMSAFSAVLTRAYPSAGSPIQFDQIIYNGEQHYDSQTGIFSCQVPGLYYFSYHMHVNGANALVALYKNGEPIMFSYDEYNKGFLDQLSGSTVLMLNAHDQVYIQVPDEETNGVFAADNVHCSFSGFLIAST; this comes from the coding sequence CTGTTGCAGGGGAGCCAGGTATTCCAGGATCCCCTGGTGAGCCAGGACCTATGGGCCCCCCTGGGCCTCCCGGCAAGAGTGGCAAGGGACATCCCGGACCAAAGGGCCCAGCCGGGACCCCCGGACCTGCTGGATACTCTGCAGCTGGCAAGCCTGGCAACCCAGGTGCTCCTGGGAAACCAGGTAGTAATGGCATGCCTGGTGAGAAGGGCCATACTGGCGCAACTGGCGCCATGGGTCCAAGAGGATCTCCCGGTTCCCCTGGAAGCCCAGGACCTGCTGGACAATCTTCTGTTGGCAAATCAGGCCCACACGGTCTGCCCGGCGGCATGGGGCCAAGGGGTGAGCCCGGACTTAAAGGACATTCAGGTATCCCTGGTCTGCCAGGAcaaaagggagagaagggagttGGTATTCATGGGGCACCAGGTGCAAATGGTGCAGTGGGACCAATGGGACCATCTGGTATGCCCGGTCAACCTGGAGTTGGTAAGTCTGGTGCCACTGGATACCCCGGGGAGCCTGGAAAGTCAGGTACTCCAGGTAGGGATGGAGCTCCAGGAGCCATGGGTCTGCCAGGGCTAAAGGGCCACAATGGAAACCCTGGGGTTGGAGCACCAGGAAAGTCAGGTGAGAATGGCACTCCAGGTATGCCTGGAAATATGGGACCTAAAGGTCCCCAGGGACATGCCGGACAACCAGGTGCACCTGGCATGCCAGGAATTGGTAAACCAGGAGCTAATGGCATGCCAGGAGACAGAGGATCACCAGGTACATCAGGAACCACTGGTCAAAAAGGAGAGCCAGGGCCAACAGGTTACACTGGGGCAACAGGTGCTACTGGGCTTACGGGTCCAGCTGGTCCCCAGGGTGCTAGAGGATTCCAGGGAGAGACAGGTATTCAGGGACTTAAAGGTGATGTCGGCATGGTGGGAGCTCCTGGGGCAAAGGGAACCAAGGGAGATCAGGGACATCAGGGTTATGCAGGGAAGTCAGGTCTCCCCGGGGCAGCAGGACCTCCTGGTGCAACAGGTGCTACAGGACATCAGGGTAATAAGGGAGGTCAGGGCCAAACTGGCGCTCCAGGTACTCCAGGTGCAAATGGGCTTCCAGGAGCAAAGGGACACACAGGCACACCTGGAGGACCTGGGAAACCAGGCGAGAACGGTATCCCAGGGGGAAGAGGACCAGTGGGGCCTTCAGGTACAGCAGGTCAACCAGGTCTTAAGGGTCACCCAGGTCTTCCCGGTACACCCGGCCCAGCTGGCCAGATGGCGAAGGGAGTTTCTGGTCCCATGGGTCCACCTGGAGCTCCTGGTTCCAGAGGTCACAATGGTAACCCAGGTGCTATGGGACCTCCTGGCCCACCTGGTCCCCCTGGTGAGATGGTCTACCATCATGAGAAGAGCATGCCCATAAAGTCCCATGAGATTATGATGCCTCATCATGAGATGATGAAGGCCCCCATGTCTGCCTTCAGCGCTGTTCTGACTAGGGCTTACCCTTCAGCGGGATCACCTATTCAGTTCGACCAGATTATTTACAATGGTGAGCAGCACTATGATTCCCAGACTGGCATCTTCTCCTGCCAGGTACCAGGTCTCTATTATTTCTCCTACCATATGCATGTTAATGGTGCTAATGCATTGGTGGCACTGTACAAAAATGGTGAGCCAATCATGTTCTCATACGATGAGTACAATAAGGGCTTCTTGGATCAGTTGTCTGGCAGCACTGTCCTTATGCTGAATGCCCATGACCAAGTCTACATTCAGGTCCCTGATGAGGAGACCAATGGTGTCTTCGCTGCCGACAATGTTCACTGCTCTTTCTCTGGGTTCCTGATTGCTTCAACGTGA